Genomic segment of Ammospiza nelsoni isolate bAmmNel1 chromosome 2, bAmmNel1.pri, whole genome shotgun sequence:
GGCATTATTGGAAGAGGAAGCTGATATTAACCAGCTGACAGAGTACTTCTCATATGAACATTTTTATGTTATCTATTGCAAATTTTGGGAGCTGGACACAGACCATGACCTCTATATTGATCGGAAGGATTTAGCTCGACATAATGATTATGGTATGACAAATGAAGCACCTTTGTTTACATGTATTAAATAACCTGTAAACTTTGAGCTGAGGAAGTGGTTTAATGCCAAGGACAGTTTCATGAGTCTGTTGGTGTAGCTGGTCCTGCTGACTCAGTGAACTAAAGCAGGACAAGTCATCTGTGATGCTACTTTGCATCTACAAATACCAGATTTGAGGAAAATTCTGAATTTGAATTCTGATCTTGATAAAGAAGTAGGGCAAATATCACTTATGTGTTGGTGTATTATAAATGgttttatttggaaattttgGGTTGTTATCTTGGACAAAATCCATTTTACTGATATTACTCAAGTAGCATTACTTTTATGGCTAGATATGGATAGAGTAGAAAAGGCAAACATACCTTCAGGTACTTGGCTTATTTGGAGTTTTGCTAAATCAGCTGCAGTGTGTTTTGCTTTAATACTGTTAAGCACTAGTTAGCAAGTTTACATTTGCAGCATGTACAATATGCATTGACTGTGATTCTATAGTCTTGCATGcttgtttctattttaaatattcttgtGGCTTGTATGGAACTGTTGGGGCTCTTTTTAGATCCTTGTGTCCACCTTCATAGTGTTCCTTTCAGGACTGGAAAGCTTACCTAAGCACAAAGTGATTATGGAGTATTATCCCACATTAAAAAGGATAAACACAATTCTGATTGCTTCTCAAAATTTGCCTACTAAAGTTTGACTGTGCTTTAGGACAGTGAGAAAGGAAAACTACTTTCATTTGAGTGGCTGCTCTGTTAAGTTAGTACATTTTAGGAAGAAAGCACAACTAATACACACAACTAATAATTGCAGTGCCACCTGCaatttaattttgcagattCTTAAGGATAAATTGAATATCCTTTACAAAAGTAGTGCTTAGTTCAGACATGTCTGTAAAATCCCTGAAATGGTTTCAAAATAGAAGCACGGATCAAAACCATGTCAAAAATAGACCCCTGTCAGAATCAGTAAGGTATGTTTATTATGTGTGATCGTGCCAGTTCTGGTTTGGCTCTTTGCCAAGGTCATGTAAAACTTACTGCTACTGGAAAACATGATTTACTTGTCAAAGAAGTgggaaatgcagttttattaatCAGCCAATTTTATTACTTGTATTGCAATTTGATTACTATTTCTGCATTAAGTTTGAATTCAAAGCTGGGTGGTTGTAGTTTTGCTTTGGAGGCTTTGTGTTAAGTGATCCTCTCTAAAAGGACTTAAAGGGATTAATGAGCACTACCCCTGATCATTCTCACTGATCTGTGTATGTAAGAGGAGAGTTCCAGTAAACTCTTCAACAACAGGATACATGCAAAAATAACTTGCATAGAGTTGACTTTGTTTCAAACTTTTCTTCACAGCAATTTCAAATAGGATGATAGAGCGCATCTTCTCAGGAGCAGTAACAAGGTACTTGTTTTGTATGCTGGTCtaaattccatttcatttttgCTTGTTAAATTCAGTGGTATTCCAAGGGAAAAAGATGACTCCCCTCACAAAGGAGCAGTGAATTTCAAGATGAGATTTGTAGTTTAAATTCTAGTAGTACTGGAGTGGTCTTGGAATGTTTGGTACGGTTCAAGTTCTTCACTCTCTTTACCCATATGAACACAGGCCACTGGGTATTGTATGATGGgaatgaagaaggaagaaatcaTTCTTTTTCCATCCCTCAAACCTATAAAATGTGCGAGGAGAACTGAGCTTTTAAGTACTAATTGTAAAATCAATGCTTATTGCATCAATAAATTTACAAGAATGCCTCCGGTTGAGTTAGTTCACATTTTTGACAGTCATTCTTCATTTCTCCCCTTGGGATTGACTTCCTCTTTTGTATTTATGgcatttcattaatttttgaaatgtttcctaGCACAATATCTGAGATAAAAAGCAACCaatcaacagaaataaaagctgaaataagAGACTTACCAGGAATATGTCTAGAGCTTACTCCTTTATCTGAGTTTTATGGGCAAGACAAAAACATATACCATATTTTTTCAGACATCTTGAAgttaaaacatcaaaaaatgAATTTCATTATTGAAATGTAATATGTCTAGGAACTGCCTACCTGACTTTTTACTAGACAGGTTGACTCTGTGCAACTTACTTGGTTTCTGCATTTATGAGAGTAGAAACAGACAATTATGTTCTTGCCATGGACATTTACTTCCTTAAgctttctgtttcatttttatcttcatATTTTCATTCCAAAACTTTTAGCTAGTGGAGTTCTGTAAAGCTTTTAAGTTCTCATTCCTTCTACCTGAATAGAAATTCTAAAAAGCCTCTGTACTTGTGGACAATATATCATCAAAAATTTTTGAGATGGCTCTTCTGTTAACTATTTAGCATCTTATGAACACTGGATCATTTAGGAGTAAATAGTTAATACCAACAACGAAAATAATCCTTAATTTTGCTTAGTAAAAGCTAGGtgttctaaaataaattttctatcTTTTTCCTCATTGGCCTCCAAGAGGtagaaaagcacaaaaagatGGGAAGATTAGCTACGCTGATTTTGTCTGGTTTTTGATATCTGAAGAGGACAAGAAAACACCAACTAGGTAAGAATGAATTTGTTTCAGCAGGAATAAAgactgattttgtttttccagtccTTAAATGGGGACCACTGATGAACAGCTGCAACTCTAATGGAAGAAGCTTATACTATAAAAACATGAGTGGAAAAGTGGCCCAGTTCTTTGCATCATCTGTGTTTATCAGTGTCTCCTGTTGTAGCTGTAGAAGTCTAATTTATTGACTTTTAAGAGGCTAATTCAGTGTTATTGTTTCATAAGTTGTGTGTGGCCTATTTATAAACAGGGCCATAGGTTAAGGATGTTGCAGCTGTTTCATGATGCCAGTGATTCTGGGAAGCTGTGCAGCTCCTGTATGGTACTGATGAGAAACCTATCATGTGACATGTCACTAGCTTGTTCAATATGGGAACATGCCCAAAATACTGAAGTTGTCATGTACAATTCAATTTTCCATTGTCTCCCTTGATTCtcttttttaatggaaaactaTGTGTTTTAGTCTTCTCCTACATCCCATTAACACATGTGTTTTCAAATGCAATAATGGATGGTGTAGCAAATACCAGCAACTCTTAGCACAGTAGCTGGTGTTCAATAACTTTCCATGGATTAGTGGAATGTACTCTTAAATCTAGTTTTGCCTTTGAAACAAGCAACATGAATTCTTGAAAATCTGTAGTAAGTTTGTCTCTGCTGTTAATGACTGAATTTCAGCATTGAATACTGGTTCCGCTGCATGGATCTTGATGGTGATGGTGCTTTGTCTATGTATGAATTGGAATATTTTTATGAAGAACAGTgccaaaaattagaaaacatgGCCATAGAACCTTTGCCTTTTGAAGACTGCCTGTGCCAGATGCTGGATCTTGTAAAGCCACAACATGAAGGTAATAAACTCCTTTTCCATCTTGTTTCTCTGGACTTAGTGCAGTCTTAAGAGCACTCACTTGGTCATACAAACAAAATGCCTTGAGGTTTTCTTTTCACTGACATCTGTTAAAGCTTAATAATTGATTGGTCATCCAACAGCAGGCAGGCATTCTTACCATACTAAAATTTAATATGCTGCTTTAAAATTCCTTGTCAGCTTTCATTTTGTGATTGTAGCCACATTTAGCCTTGAGTAAAACCGTGTCACTATCTAGCTGAGGTGAGGCTCTCAGGAAAACCTCTTGATGGTTTTCACCCATTTCTCACCTCTTGCAGTGCTCATTTGAGCTTCTCTGGAGGGAACAGTTTCTAAACCGTGTTTGTCTCTTAGACCAGTATTGACTTCGGTTACATTGGAAGCCTGCCCTTAGGAAATTCATGACAAGGGGGGATTAAAATTAACAGAATAATGAACTTTTCTGAGTTTTTAcctatttttcacatttgaaCTTTCCTTGACCTGCATTCTACTCTCCTGCATTTGACATGGTATCATCTTTAGCTGATACAACTTCAGTTTACCTTTTACACTTGAGAAAAACTTAAGAATACAATTATGGTTAGACAACCAAGTAAGTCAGGTTTATTGCCCACTTTCTTTCTAGTATTaagaatatttaaattacaagaaacttaatttttttaaggcaCTTGTCATTTATTGAGATGGGATTTTTTGCATGCTGAGAGAATTGAAATGGCTCAAAATCAGAACATAAAGCTTGATATTCTTATTTAAACAAGTTTAAATGGATTTGCTTAGTGAAAGCACATCACTAAAGGCAGATAAAAATTGTAAATGAAGAAGGAATATTAAGTGTGATTCATCTGAAAGCTCCATCCCTGATATCAATGGAATGAAGTCTTAGACCAACATTGTGTAATGCATGGCGGCTAGGGGGCATTTAAAATGAAGTGGGCCAAGCTCTGAGAAGCACATTTATGTTTTATGGTTGCTCACAATCACCTCCTGAACTCAGTAGTTCCCTTCCAATCTTATGTTATGCTTCTGAAAGGCTTTTATAATAATATTTCTGTTCTACATTTGAAATGAAACAAGATAGATGAGATGCATCAATGTCATGAGGATAATAAAAGAAGACTATCAAACACAACCAAGATGAGTTATTCAGGGTGACAAAAATGAAACCCAGTTGAgaagggttggggtttttttgtttttgttttgttttggttttttgttttttttttttttagtttaaactGAATTATGTTTAAAAGGTGGATTAagaaaaaatctggttttctaATACAAAAACTAGCAGCATAACTGATGTTTCACTTTGTAGCTTCGAAACAAAAGAAGACACTTTCATAAAGTATGGCTAAACTGTGATACATTTTCTATAGAATGCTCTGTGTGCAAAAAAGCAAACTTGAATTTCTGGAGACCTGAATTAATTACTTAAATTTTACTCCTGTTTTGTTGGTGTTTGAGAGACAGTGGTAGGCATCTACACAAGTGTTGCGTGTCTGAGCTCCCATTGCAATAAATGGAAACTGGAGAGCAAATCAATGAACCAAATATAGGAGTCTAACTTAAACTGGGAGCTTATGTAACTAGGATTCAAATCATTTGCTTGCTtgtggagagctgctgccacttGAAATGGTTCTGTGCACCAGCCATCTGTGTGGGTCTGACAGATAGGGCACAGGTGCCACGGGGGATTTGtgtcctcctgcagcaccagtgaCGAGCCAGCAGAACACACTGGGGCCCTTCATGACAGATGCAAGCGTGGCAACCATGTACAAATGGGATTTGGATTTTGCTTCCCTGTGATGTCCTTGAGTTACACTTTGTTAGAGGCTGGGACAGTATGCTGAGGAAATACTGTTCCAAGTCTGGCTTTTATTGAACTCATATTCCATAACATCTTCAGTTAGTTCCTATTTGATTAACAATGGAAGATTGTCTGTATTCCAGGTGAATCAATAAAGGGGAGTTGTAAGGATAGTCATCTGTCTTCCCTTGTGTATCTCATATTTTTTAGCCTTTCTGCAGAAGCTTCAATATTCAGCTTTGAAACAGGATAACATTTCTGAGCAACCTGACAAATGTTTCTAATGCTTAACACATCCATTGATTTGAGTCTTTAAAGTATCACACtataaaaatcaaacaaaacaccTCTGAGCATTTAGCTTTCCTCTCAAGTAGTAAATATTGATCAGACTGGACAAGTGTGGCAACCTTGACTCTATGAAAAATTCATCTGTATGAAGCATAGTCACACAGTGTCATGTCTGTCATACATTTATCTGCTCAAGTCAGGGAAGAGAGAGGGCTGCTGCCATAGGAGATTCCTACCTGCTACCCAAGCACTCCTTGGGAAGGAATGGCTAACTCACTAGACTTCTGTCTTTGAGGAAGCTTAAACAAATACCTTAAATGATTTTTAATAGCTGAGGGATGTAGACTGCATCTCACTTCAACATTCTGACAGGCTGTGGGATATGAAAACCacagcaagggaaaaaatatgaaCCATTTCAAGTTTTGTACACTTTGAAGGGCACATCTCTAGGTATGTATTTCATCTGTTTGCATCTTTCCCATTGCATTAAGGATCAGTGACAAATGTTGCTAAGCAGCGATGACTGAGTAGTGATAAAGTACCTTTTGATTCCTCCACTTTTGAGATGTAATAATTTTCTCTCTAGTAATCTTATCTCATAATCTTCTTTACAGGAAAAATTACTCTGCATGATTTAAAGCGATGTAAGCTGACAAATGTGTTCTTTGATACTTTTTTCAACATTGAAAAATACCTTGACCATGAACAGAAGGATCAGTTCTCTATGTTGCGGGTGAGTTATGAGACTTTAAGAGTCTTTACAGCTACATGCTTAGCAATTAATACTGTTTATATTAATGAATTAATACTGTTTTGCCTAACATGCAACATGATTGTTTAGGATGGTGAAGGTGAAAGTCAAGAGGTCTCTGACTGGGAGAAATATGCTGCTGAAGAGTATGATATCCTGGTAGCAGAAGAGGCAGCAAGTGAGCAGTGGAACGACGGGTAAGAATGCAGCAGGACAGTTAATATGAATCCTCTCTACTAAAATACAGCCTCACCACCActatcatttatttaaaaaagaataaacacTTCCTTCCCAAAACTCTTATTCTAGAATATGCATCTTTTTATAAGCCCTTGTTTTTAAATTCGTAACTTGGTGAATTGAACCTTCAGAtgacttttgttttctgtttaaatcGGTGGTGAACTCATGGGAGAAACTCAAGGTGCTGCTCTATTTTAGTGTGCACAGTGGAGTCTTAGTATTTAACTACTTTGTCCTATGTCTTTCTCTGAAAGAACAGCTGATGAGCACATAATGCCTTTATAAAGCAGTTTTAAAGAGCAAAAATGCAGTATCTAAAGCTCATTCTCTGCACAGTCCTGTTAAGTAAAAACATGATGAAATTCAGTAGTAGTTGGGAAGACATGCATGAATGTGAGTCACTCTAACCCAGGACCTGGTCAGTGGAGCAGTGTGTCAGTGTGTGCTTTGAATTCTTTCAGTAGAGCTGCATTTCATACTGGGAAGTTCAGCATGTGATAGGAGAGAAAGCTAACTTAAATTCAGGGAATTATTACAGAACCCTGGTGCTGTTGTGGTTATGCTTATTATAAAATGTTGGGAAGtatgtttttcctgcagctgccttgtTAGTGTTCCAACATTTAGGCACTTCTTGGCATAGTTAGactctttcattttcttttttttcttttttttttcttctttttttttctttctgtctgctTCTAGGTATGAAGCAGAACTGAGTCCTGTAGACCATCAGAAGGCCAGTGTTCTAAAGTATCAAATGGAGAAAAGACCATTTTTTGAAATGCCTTCCCATCTGGCTGATGTAGACTTGGATGAATATGGCTATGATGAGGATTTTGAATAGAGGTTACTGATGGTCAGCACTTGCAGAAGAGAAGGGACAGTCTGCAGCAGGTCTGCTACACACTGATACttttcagtggggtttttttccccactgaaacATATCAATGGGAAAAGAAACACTTTCTTTAGTTTTGTGCTAAAAATATCTAATCACTACACTACCTTGTAAGCAAAAGAAGTGCATTTATATGGAATGATgagatttttgtatttattcaaTAGTTTATCGTTTGtaaaatagattaaaatatttattttcagatgttGCATAATTCCTTTTTTGGAAGAATAACAATATTTGACTTAAGAGAAAAGTAATCTACTGTTTTTATGAGAACTGTATAATTCTCTTTAAGCTGATGTGTGGTGCACTGACCATCTCCATCTCACCTGCGAACAGGTGTTTCTGTCCTGGTATGGGAGGTAAGGAGACAATTTACACCTGCAGTGTGCTCATGCTCATAGACAGCCCTCTTTTAGGTTTTATGCCTTGGTAAGGAAGAGATGTGACAATGAGTGCACAGTTCAGCATTCATTTACAAGCAGAGTTTTGTCTGACAAGCTGTGCATATTAGTAGAATACACTAAAGTGAACACCCAAGacaagctgtttttcttttctgtgtagTCCTTGTTTGCCCCAACTTTAATTTTGCCCTTTTAAACTTCAGGTTTTTTGATGTTAATCATAAAAAGATTATTTAACAGTGAAGTCTGAGTGTTCATACTTGATCCAAAATGGGTGTGTTAATTCATGCAGAAggaaccaattttttttttaaaatcctttgtATAAATGTTACTTGATCAGTGATGTGCACTAATTTGTTGTGGGCATTCAGTGATTTTGTCTGTCCTCCCCTTTGCTTGTTTGCTATTGACACATTCCATGGATATTcatcagtgtcacagcagcttGAAATTGTTGCCTCACTCGTAACTGTTAAACAGGTTTTGttgggaaaaaatgtaaaaaagatGTAAGTTATTTTTTTGGTTGCAGTGTagatcttttaaaatgtttagaaaacatgtttgtattttcaaataaagaTTTTCGTACATGTAATTTCACAGATGTCATTTTTACATACTTCGCACAATTCATGTCTTGCTAATAAAGAGCCATTCAACACAGGATGGGTTACACAGGTATGCAGTCTGGTTGGGTAATTACAACAAGCTGCATATGCAAAGCAATCAGCCTCTAGCAGGCTTTTCTTCATCCAAAAGAGTATTtgctgagcagctgggagaaACCTGTTGTGCTCAACTCCTCATACCACCTCCTGCACAAACCTACACACCTGTGTATCAAGAAACTCACTGCTGAAGTGCTGGTGAACCTTACTGAAGGAAACTCAAGTAATTGTAATACCATTTGAAGGATTTTGgttaattatttcagttttaatacAGACTCACCTATGTCAAATTtctccagggctggctggatCCCTTTCACTAACCTGCCCATGGTTTGGGGCTTTTAAGCAGTAAAGATACACAGCATTTCTGTGATGCTCTGGTCCCTCAGGGAAAGGATGACCAACTGGCATTGGAGAAGGTGATCCTGAACATCTGTTACACTGGAAGAGATGCATTTTCCTACCTTAAAACTTTTCTCAAGAAGGGGGCTTGTTACTGGACAGGAAACAGCCACAGGCTTTCCCAGGATGCAGTGACACATCGGTCACACAGCACTATGGTGCAGGGTCAATCTCTTCTGCAGAGCCTGTAGCTGTTGTTGCCACTTTGTGTTTAATGAAGTGCCTGTTAAATCCTGCTCTCTATTATACTTGTGCTAACCAAATCCCTCCTTTCCTAAATAGAATGTATCCTGCTGTTTTCAGAGCAGTCCTTTTTCCTAAAATGAGTTTGAGGATTACTGGACCTTGCCTCTGCAGGGTAATTACCATCCCAATCCCACTGTTACAGAAATTAAAGTATCCATATGTTTGATGTGGTTCCAGGTATAACTGTTTTCCTAGTCAAGCTGTATTCTGCCTACCTGGTGAGTCCTTAGGCCTAGATAGACAAACCATCCACAGATGGATGaggggaaacagcagcagcccagtcCAGGTAGGGGGAGTTACTGATGGAGTCATAGAGGAACCTGAGAATCACCTCCCTTGTGTCAGCCTGCATACCATGCACAAGGAGAATCATGGATTTCACTGTGGCCACTTCAGTGTACTCAATACCTGGGCAACAGTCATGGCTTTCACTTCTATCTTCATTGGaactccctgctcagcctgtggAATAACACAACTGCAAAGGCCAGCACACATTTGCTGCCATTCTTTCTCCATCACAGTGTGGGAGTATCACTTACACATTCAGTACTAATGGATAGCAATAGTTCTGTAGTTTATTTTACATAGTTACAAtccaaaatatatatatatatatatatatgtatatatatatataaaaataaagctgatATGATCACTGCAATGTACAATTCCAGGGAGCAGTGAGCAGGGTAAGTGAAAGCAGCTCCCACTCCCCAGCCGACTGCCACTGAAACACTCGAGTGACCATCATTTGCAAATTCTTAATGCAAAAACCCTCTATTTATGCATGGCCATATTTACAGTCTATTTACACTGTCtttccaggatttttccaaGTAAACACCACATGATCACTATACAAAGGATTTCCAGAGGAAAATACTCAGCTGGTCCgttgtttctttctttgttacTCTGAAGCCTTCACACAGATTTTCCAGGAACATGTCCTGATGCTAAACACATTGTTCTAAGCAATGGAATTCAGAAATACTTTCAGATGATTGATCCAGGTTTTCCATTTTACAGGCAGGAAATGGCATTTGCCATCAGCCAGCAGGTCCCAGTGCTCACAGGTGAGCCAGGCTCTTTTCTCCCCTGCACTGGGTGCAAGGAAACACACACATCTCCATTTGGTTATCTTAAACAGTAAAAAACAGGCCAGCAGAGCACTGGCCTCACATGCTGCAGACAAGCTTGTCTCACCTGGTTCACAGTGTCTTTGATTCAGTGTTTGTCAATACCCTGATTCCAATCCTGCAGCCgtgagcttttccaaggcagcaTCAAGGATGAGGATGCAGCTGAGTAAAGATGCTTAGAAGGCCCAACCCTGGAACTGCAGCAGCCACCTCAGTAATGCCCACAGCCAGCAATGGTGAGAAATCAACCATAGTGCTACAAGCTGGTTCTGGCTGGAGGCCCATGGGCACAGAGACAACGTGACCCATGTCTCCTGCCACCTCAGTTTGACGAATTAAACAACTTGCAGAAAAAACACAGCGTGTACTTCACTTCTGGTCATCCTCTCAGTGTCTTAACTGTCCTAcatcacaagaaaaaaagagattaagtCAGTGCTCTCCTCTGAAGAAAATATCATTTAAGAGCCTATAAGGAATCAGAGTAACAGTGCAGCATCAAACCATTCAGCAACTTAGACATAGAGCCAGCTCTTATAAAGAGCTACAGCTTCCACAAAAGGCAAGAAGCATTTCCATATCCCAAAAAGCCCAGAAAAGGTACAACAGGAAAGGCACCATACTGCCTAAGTAGTGTAATTTCTGTATAGCTTTGATCTTTGTCCATGGAGTTAAAT
This window contains:
- the LOC132069981 gene encoding serine/threonine-protein phosphatase 2A regulatory subunit B'' subunit beta-like isoform X2 gives rise to the protein MKSESMRIKEISLRQDPDLRKELALLARGCDFVLPSRFKKRLKAFQQVQVQTKKEETLPPPHSQNIPTFYFPRGCPKEKVNIDAVIAKIEKTFSEFPNERATLEDMGKVAKACECPLYWKGPLFYCAGGERTGYVSVHKFVAMWRKVLQTCYDDAAKFVHLLMNPGCNYLVQEDFIPFLQDVVNSHPGLLFLKEASEFHSRYITTVIQRIFYTVNRSWSGKITCNELRKSNFLQNVALLEEEADINQLTEYFSYEHFYVIYCKFWELDTDHDLYIDRKDLARHNDYAISNRMIERIFSGAVTRGRKAQKDGKISYADFVWFLISEEDKKTPTSIEYWFRCMDLDGDGALSMYELEYFYEEQCQKLENMAIEPLPFEDCLCQMLDLVKPQHEGKITLHDLKRCKLTNVFFDTFFNIEKYLDHEQKDQFSMLRDGEGESQEVSDWEKYAAEEYDILVAEEAASEQWNDGYEAELSPVDHQKASVLKYQMEKRPFFEMPSHLADVDLDEYGYDEDFE